A portion of the Saimiri boliviensis isolate mSaiBol1 chromosome 1, mSaiBol1.pri, whole genome shotgun sequence genome contains these proteins:
- the DPEP1 gene encoding dipeptidase 1 isoform X5 produces MWTGWWLWPLVTVCTADFFRDEAERIMRDTPVIDGHNDLPWKLLDMFNNRLQDERANLSTLAGTHTNIPKLRAGFVGGQFWSVYTPCDTQNKDTVRRTLEQIDVVQRMCQMYPDTFLCVTSSEGIQNAFREGKVASLIGVEGGHSIDSSLGVLRALYQLGMRYLTLTHSCNTPWCVTPHRRPLGYGADNWLVDTGDSDAYSQGLSPFGQRVVKELNRLGVMIDLAHVSVATMKDTLRLSRAPVIFSHSSAYSLCTSRRNVPDDVLQLVKERESLVMVNFYNNYVSCTNKATLFQVADHLDHIKKVAGAGAVGFGGDFDGVPRLPEGLEDVSKYPDLIAELLRRNWTEAEVRGALAGNLLRVFKAVEEVRDLTQAPEEEPIPWDELEGSCRTKYGYSGAPSLYHRQGLLLASLAPLLLCLQFL; encoded by the exons ATGTGGACCGGATGGTGGCTCTGGCCCCTTGTGACCGTGTGCACTGCAGACTTCTTTCGGGACGAAGCAGAGAGGATCATGAGGGACACCCCTGTCATTGACGG GCACAACGACCTCCCCTGGAAGCTCTTGGACATGTTCAACAACCGTCTGCAGGACGAGAGGGCCAACCTGAGCACCCTGGCTGGCACGCACACCAACATCCCCAAGCTGAGGGCTGGCTTCGTAGGGGGCCAG TTCTGGTCCGTGTACACGCCTTGCGACACCCAGAACAAAGACACTGTGAGGAGGACACTGGAGCAGATTGACGTGGTCCAGCGCATGTGCCAGATGTACCCCGACACCTTCCTGTGTGTCACCAGCAGTGAAG GCATCCAGAATGCCTTCCGGGAGGGGAAGGTGGCCAGCCTGATTGGTGTGGAGGGCGGCCACTCCATTGACAGCAGTCTGGGCGTTCTTCGGGCACTCTATCAGCTGGGCATGCGGTACCTGACCCTCACCCACAGCTGCAACACGCCTTGGTGCGTGACGCCCCACAGGAGGCCCCTGGGCTACGG GGCTGACAACTGGCTGGTGGACACGGGAGACAGCGATGCCTACAGCCAAGGCCTGTCACCCTTTGGGCAG CGTGTGGTGAAGGAGCTGAACCGTCTGGGGGTCATGATCGACTTGGCTCATGTGTCTGTGGCCACCATGAAGGACACTCTGCGGCTGTCCAGAGCCCCGGTCATCTTCAGCCACTCCTCGGCCTACAGCCTGTGTACCAGCCGGCGCAACGTGCCTGACGACGTCCTGCAGCTGGTG aaagaaagagagagcctGGTGATGGTGAACTTCTACAACAACTATGTTTCCTGCACAAACAAGGCCACCCTGTTCCAAGTGGCCG ACCACCTGGACCACATCAAGAAGGTGGCGGGAGCTGGAGCCGTGGGCTTTGGTGGGGACTTCGATGGTGTCCCAAG GCTCCCGGAGGGGCTGGAGGATGTCTCCAAGTACCCAGACCTCATTGCCGAGCTGCTCAGGAGGAACTGGACGGAGGCAGAAGTCAGGGGCGCGCTGGCTGGTAACCTGCTGAGGGTCTTCAAGGCCGTAGAGGAG GTCAGAGACCTCACGCAGGCTCCTGAGGAGGAGCCCATCCCGTGGGATGAGCTGGAAGGCTCCTGCAGGACGAAGTACGGCTACTCCGGGGCTCCCAGCCTCTACCACCGGCAGGGGCTCCTGCTGGCCTCCCTTGCTCCCCTGCTCCTCTGTCTGCAGTTCCTGTGA
- the DPEP1 gene encoding dipeptidase 1 isoform X4, which translates to MVEWLLTVRSSSFSSGSQPGQHRGTEQQGRQVPGDFTMWTGWWLWPLVTVCTADFFRDEAERIMRDTPVIDGHNDLPWKLLDMFNNRLQDERANLSTLAGTHTNIPKLRAGFVGGQFWSVYTPCDTQNKDTVRRTLEQIDVVQRMCQMYPDTFLCVTSSEGIQNAFREGKVASLIGVEGGHSIDSSLGVLRALYQLGMRYLTLTHSCNTPWCVTPHRRPLGYGADNWLVDTGDSDAYSQGLSPFGQRVVKELNRLGVMIDLAHVSVATMKDTLRLSRAPVIFSHSSAYSLCTSRRNVPDDVLQLVKERESLVMVNFYNNYVSCTNKATLFQVADHLDHIKKVAGAGAVGFGGDFDGVPRLPEGLEDVSKYPDLIAELLRRNWTEAEVRGALAGNLLRVFKAVEEVRDLTQAPEEEPIPWDELEGSCRTKYGYSGAPSLYHRQGLLLASLAPLLLCLQFL; encoded by the exons GTGGAGTGGCTCCTCACGGTCCGAAGCTCATCCTTCTCCAGCGGCAGCCAGCCAGGCCAGCACAGAGGCACCGAGCAGCAAGGCAGGCAGGTCCCCGGGGACTTCACCATGTGGACCGGATGGTGGCTCTGGCCCCTTGTGACCGTGTGCACTGCAGACTTCTTTCGGGACGAAGCAGAGAGGATCATGAGGGACACCCCTGTCATTGACGG GCACAACGACCTCCCCTGGAAGCTCTTGGACATGTTCAACAACCGTCTGCAGGACGAGAGGGCCAACCTGAGCACCCTGGCTGGCACGCACACCAACATCCCCAAGCTGAGGGCTGGCTTCGTAGGGGGCCAG TTCTGGTCCGTGTACACGCCTTGCGACACCCAGAACAAAGACACTGTGAGGAGGACACTGGAGCAGATTGACGTGGTCCAGCGCATGTGCCAGATGTACCCCGACACCTTCCTGTGTGTCACCAGCAGTGAAG GCATCCAGAATGCCTTCCGGGAGGGGAAGGTGGCCAGCCTGATTGGTGTGGAGGGCGGCCACTCCATTGACAGCAGTCTGGGCGTTCTTCGGGCACTCTATCAGCTGGGCATGCGGTACCTGACCCTCACCCACAGCTGCAACACGCCTTGGTGCGTGACGCCCCACAGGAGGCCCCTGGGCTACGG GGCTGACAACTGGCTGGTGGACACGGGAGACAGCGATGCCTACAGCCAAGGCCTGTCACCCTTTGGGCAG CGTGTGGTGAAGGAGCTGAACCGTCTGGGGGTCATGATCGACTTGGCTCATGTGTCTGTGGCCACCATGAAGGACACTCTGCGGCTGTCCAGAGCCCCGGTCATCTTCAGCCACTCCTCGGCCTACAGCCTGTGTACCAGCCGGCGCAACGTGCCTGACGACGTCCTGCAGCTGGTG aaagaaagagagagcctGGTGATGGTGAACTTCTACAACAACTATGTTTCCTGCACAAACAAGGCCACCCTGTTCCAAGTGGCCG ACCACCTGGACCACATCAAGAAGGTGGCGGGAGCTGGAGCCGTGGGCTTTGGTGGGGACTTCGATGGTGTCCCAAG GCTCCCGGAGGGGCTGGAGGATGTCTCCAAGTACCCAGACCTCATTGCCGAGCTGCTCAGGAGGAACTGGACGGAGGCAGAAGTCAGGGGCGCGCTGGCTGGTAACCTGCTGAGGGTCTTCAAGGCCGTAGAGGAG GTCAGAGACCTCACGCAGGCTCCTGAGGAGGAGCCCATCCCGTGGGATGAGCTGGAAGGCTCCTGCAGGACGAAGTACGGCTACTCCGGGGCTCCCAGCCTCTACCACCGGCAGGGGCTCCTGCTGGCCTCCCTTGCTCCCCTGCTCCTCTGTCTGCAGTTCCTGTGA
- the DPEP1 gene encoding dipeptidase 1 isoform X1 → MPASPSPSPMITGFLRPPQPRRTVEWLLTVRSSSFSSGSQPGQHRGTEQQGRQVPGDFTMWTGWWLWPLVTVCTADFFRDEAERIMRDTPVIDGHNDLPWKLLDMFNNRLQDERANLSTLAGTHTNIPKLRAGFVGGQFWSVYTPCDTQNKDTVRRTLEQIDVVQRMCQMYPDTFLCVTSSEGIQNAFREGKVASLIGVEGGHSIDSSLGVLRALYQLGMRYLTLTHSCNTPWCVTPHRRPLGYGADNWLVDTGDSDAYSQGLSPFGQRVVKELNRLGVMIDLAHVSVATMKDTLRLSRAPVIFSHSSAYSLCTSRRNVPDDVLQLVKERESLVMVNFYNNYVSCTNKATLFQVADHLDHIKKVAGAGAVGFGGDFDGVPRLPEGLEDVSKYPDLIAELLRRNWTEAEVRGALAGNLLRVFKAVEEVRDLTQAPEEEPIPWDELEGSCRTKYGYSGAPSLYHRQGLLLASLAPLLLCLQFL, encoded by the exons atgcctgcttctccttcgcCTTCTCCCATGATTacaggtttcctgaggcctccccagccacgaagaact GTGGAGTGGCTCCTCACGGTCCGAAGCTCATCCTTCTCCAGCGGCAGCCAGCCAGGCCAGCACAGAGGCACCGAGCAGCAAGGCAGGCAGGTCCCCGGGGACTTCACCATGTGGACCGGATGGTGGCTCTGGCCCCTTGTGACCGTGTGCACTGCAGACTTCTTTCGGGACGAAGCAGAGAGGATCATGAGGGACACCCCTGTCATTGACGG GCACAACGACCTCCCCTGGAAGCTCTTGGACATGTTCAACAACCGTCTGCAGGACGAGAGGGCCAACCTGAGCACCCTGGCTGGCACGCACACCAACATCCCCAAGCTGAGGGCTGGCTTCGTAGGGGGCCAG TTCTGGTCCGTGTACACGCCTTGCGACACCCAGAACAAAGACACTGTGAGGAGGACACTGGAGCAGATTGACGTGGTCCAGCGCATGTGCCAGATGTACCCCGACACCTTCCTGTGTGTCACCAGCAGTGAAG GCATCCAGAATGCCTTCCGGGAGGGGAAGGTGGCCAGCCTGATTGGTGTGGAGGGCGGCCACTCCATTGACAGCAGTCTGGGCGTTCTTCGGGCACTCTATCAGCTGGGCATGCGGTACCTGACCCTCACCCACAGCTGCAACACGCCTTGGTGCGTGACGCCCCACAGGAGGCCCCTGGGCTACGG GGCTGACAACTGGCTGGTGGACACGGGAGACAGCGATGCCTACAGCCAAGGCCTGTCACCCTTTGGGCAG CGTGTGGTGAAGGAGCTGAACCGTCTGGGGGTCATGATCGACTTGGCTCATGTGTCTGTGGCCACCATGAAGGACACTCTGCGGCTGTCCAGAGCCCCGGTCATCTTCAGCCACTCCTCGGCCTACAGCCTGTGTACCAGCCGGCGCAACGTGCCTGACGACGTCCTGCAGCTGGTG aaagaaagagagagcctGGTGATGGTGAACTTCTACAACAACTATGTTTCCTGCACAAACAAGGCCACCCTGTTCCAAGTGGCCG ACCACCTGGACCACATCAAGAAGGTGGCGGGAGCTGGAGCCGTGGGCTTTGGTGGGGACTTCGATGGTGTCCCAAG GCTCCCGGAGGGGCTGGAGGATGTCTCCAAGTACCCAGACCTCATTGCCGAGCTGCTCAGGAGGAACTGGACGGAGGCAGAAGTCAGGGGCGCGCTGGCTGGTAACCTGCTGAGGGTCTTCAAGGCCGTAGAGGAG GTCAGAGACCTCACGCAGGCTCCTGAGGAGGAGCCCATCCCGTGGGATGAGCTGGAAGGCTCCTGCAGGACGAAGTACGGCTACTCCGGGGCTCCCAGCCTCTACCACCGGCAGGGGCTCCTGCTGGCCTCCCTTGCTCCCCTGCTCCTCTGTCTGCAGTTCCTGTGA
- the DPEP1 gene encoding dipeptidase 1 isoform X3 — MRRVEWLLTVRSSSFSSGSQPGQHRGTEQQGRQVPGDFTMWTGWWLWPLVTVCTADFFRDEAERIMRDTPVIDGHNDLPWKLLDMFNNRLQDERANLSTLAGTHTNIPKLRAGFVGGQFWSVYTPCDTQNKDTVRRTLEQIDVVQRMCQMYPDTFLCVTSSEGIQNAFREGKVASLIGVEGGHSIDSSLGVLRALYQLGMRYLTLTHSCNTPWCVTPHRRPLGYGADNWLVDTGDSDAYSQGLSPFGQRVVKELNRLGVMIDLAHVSVATMKDTLRLSRAPVIFSHSSAYSLCTSRRNVPDDVLQLVKERESLVMVNFYNNYVSCTNKATLFQVADHLDHIKKVAGAGAVGFGGDFDGVPRLPEGLEDVSKYPDLIAELLRRNWTEAEVRGALAGNLLRVFKAVEEVRDLTQAPEEEPIPWDELEGSCRTKYGYSGAPSLYHRQGLLLASLAPLLLCLQFL; from the exons GTGGAGTGGCTCCTCACGGTCCGAAGCTCATCCTTCTCCAGCGGCAGCCAGCCAGGCCAGCACAGAGGCACCGAGCAGCAAGGCAGGCAGGTCCCCGGGGACTTCACCATGTGGACCGGATGGTGGCTCTGGCCCCTTGTGACCGTGTGCACTGCAGACTTCTTTCGGGACGAAGCAGAGAGGATCATGAGGGACACCCCTGTCATTGACGG GCACAACGACCTCCCCTGGAAGCTCTTGGACATGTTCAACAACCGTCTGCAGGACGAGAGGGCCAACCTGAGCACCCTGGCTGGCACGCACACCAACATCCCCAAGCTGAGGGCTGGCTTCGTAGGGGGCCAG TTCTGGTCCGTGTACACGCCTTGCGACACCCAGAACAAAGACACTGTGAGGAGGACACTGGAGCAGATTGACGTGGTCCAGCGCATGTGCCAGATGTACCCCGACACCTTCCTGTGTGTCACCAGCAGTGAAG GCATCCAGAATGCCTTCCGGGAGGGGAAGGTGGCCAGCCTGATTGGTGTGGAGGGCGGCCACTCCATTGACAGCAGTCTGGGCGTTCTTCGGGCACTCTATCAGCTGGGCATGCGGTACCTGACCCTCACCCACAGCTGCAACACGCCTTGGTGCGTGACGCCCCACAGGAGGCCCCTGGGCTACGG GGCTGACAACTGGCTGGTGGACACGGGAGACAGCGATGCCTACAGCCAAGGCCTGTCACCCTTTGGGCAG CGTGTGGTGAAGGAGCTGAACCGTCTGGGGGTCATGATCGACTTGGCTCATGTGTCTGTGGCCACCATGAAGGACACTCTGCGGCTGTCCAGAGCCCCGGTCATCTTCAGCCACTCCTCGGCCTACAGCCTGTGTACCAGCCGGCGCAACGTGCCTGACGACGTCCTGCAGCTGGTG aaagaaagagagagcctGGTGATGGTGAACTTCTACAACAACTATGTTTCCTGCACAAACAAGGCCACCCTGTTCCAAGTGGCCG ACCACCTGGACCACATCAAGAAGGTGGCGGGAGCTGGAGCCGTGGGCTTTGGTGGGGACTTCGATGGTGTCCCAAG GCTCCCGGAGGGGCTGGAGGATGTCTCCAAGTACCCAGACCTCATTGCCGAGCTGCTCAGGAGGAACTGGACGGAGGCAGAAGTCAGGGGCGCGCTGGCTGGTAACCTGCTGAGGGTCTTCAAGGCCGTAGAGGAG GTCAGAGACCTCACGCAGGCTCCTGAGGAGGAGCCCATCCCGTGGGATGAGCTGGAAGGCTCCTGCAGGACGAAGTACGGCTACTCCGGGGCTCCCAGCCTCTACCACCGGCAGGGGCTCCTGCTGGCCTCCCTTGCTCCCCTGCTCCTCTGTCTGCAGTTCCTGTGA
- the DPEP1 gene encoding dipeptidase 1 isoform X2, with protein sequence MPASPSPSPMITGFLRPPQPRRTVEWLLTVRSSSFSSGSQPGQHRGTEQQGRQVPGDFTMWTGWWLWPLVTVCTADFFRDEAERIMRDTPVIDGHNDLPWKLLDMFNNRLQDERANLSTLAGTHTNIPKLRAGFVGGQFWSVYTPCDTQNKDTVRRTLEQIDVVQRMCQMYPDTFLCVTSSEGIQNAFREGKVASLIGVEGGHSIDSSLGVLRALYQLGMRYLTLTHSCNTPWADNWLVDTGDSDAYSQGLSPFGQRVVKELNRLGVMIDLAHVSVATMKDTLRLSRAPVIFSHSSAYSLCTSRRNVPDDVLQLVKERESLVMVNFYNNYVSCTNKATLFQVADHLDHIKKVAGAGAVGFGGDFDGVPRLPEGLEDVSKYPDLIAELLRRNWTEAEVRGALAGNLLRVFKAVEEVRDLTQAPEEEPIPWDELEGSCRTKYGYSGAPSLYHRQGLLLASLAPLLLCLQFL encoded by the exons atgcctgcttctccttcgcCTTCTCCCATGATTacaggtttcctgaggcctccccagccacgaagaact GTGGAGTGGCTCCTCACGGTCCGAAGCTCATCCTTCTCCAGCGGCAGCCAGCCAGGCCAGCACAGAGGCACCGAGCAGCAAGGCAGGCAGGTCCCCGGGGACTTCACCATGTGGACCGGATGGTGGCTCTGGCCCCTTGTGACCGTGTGCACTGCAGACTTCTTTCGGGACGAAGCAGAGAGGATCATGAGGGACACCCCTGTCATTGACGG GCACAACGACCTCCCCTGGAAGCTCTTGGACATGTTCAACAACCGTCTGCAGGACGAGAGGGCCAACCTGAGCACCCTGGCTGGCACGCACACCAACATCCCCAAGCTGAGGGCTGGCTTCGTAGGGGGCCAG TTCTGGTCCGTGTACACGCCTTGCGACACCCAGAACAAAGACACTGTGAGGAGGACACTGGAGCAGATTGACGTGGTCCAGCGCATGTGCCAGATGTACCCCGACACCTTCCTGTGTGTCACCAGCAGTGAAG GCATCCAGAATGCCTTCCGGGAGGGGAAGGTGGCCAGCCTGATTGGTGTGGAGGGCGGCCACTCCATTGACAGCAGTCTGGGCGTTCTTCGGGCACTCTATCAGCTGGGCATGCGGTACCTGACCCTCACCCACAGCTGCAACACGCCTTG GGCTGACAACTGGCTGGTGGACACGGGAGACAGCGATGCCTACAGCCAAGGCCTGTCACCCTTTGGGCAG CGTGTGGTGAAGGAGCTGAACCGTCTGGGGGTCATGATCGACTTGGCTCATGTGTCTGTGGCCACCATGAAGGACACTCTGCGGCTGTCCAGAGCCCCGGTCATCTTCAGCCACTCCTCGGCCTACAGCCTGTGTACCAGCCGGCGCAACGTGCCTGACGACGTCCTGCAGCTGGTG aaagaaagagagagcctGGTGATGGTGAACTTCTACAACAACTATGTTTCCTGCACAAACAAGGCCACCCTGTTCCAAGTGGCCG ACCACCTGGACCACATCAAGAAGGTGGCGGGAGCTGGAGCCGTGGGCTTTGGTGGGGACTTCGATGGTGTCCCAAG GCTCCCGGAGGGGCTGGAGGATGTCTCCAAGTACCCAGACCTCATTGCCGAGCTGCTCAGGAGGAACTGGACGGAGGCAGAAGTCAGGGGCGCGCTGGCTGGTAACCTGCTGAGGGTCTTCAAGGCCGTAGAGGAG GTCAGAGACCTCACGCAGGCTCCTGAGGAGGAGCCCATCCCGTGGGATGAGCTGGAAGGCTCCTGCAGGACGAAGTACGGCTACTCCGGGGCTCCCAGCCTCTACCACCGGCAGGGGCTCCTGCTGGCCTCCCTTGCTCCCCTGCTCCTCTGTCTGCAGTTCCTGTGA
- the DPEP1 gene encoding dipeptidase 1 isoform X6, producing the protein MWTGWWLWPLVTVCTADFFRDEAERIMRDTPVIDGHNDLPWKLLDMFNNRLQDERANLSTLAGTHTNIPKLRAGFVGGQFWSVYTPCDTQNKDTVRRTLEQIDVVQRMCQMYPDTFLCVTSSEGIQNAFREGKVASLIGVEGGHSIDSSLGVLRALYQLGMRYLTLTHSCNTPWADNWLVDTGDSDAYSQGLSPFGQRVVKELNRLGVMIDLAHVSVATMKDTLRLSRAPVIFSHSSAYSLCTSRRNVPDDVLQLVKERESLVMVNFYNNYVSCTNKATLFQVADHLDHIKKVAGAGAVGFGGDFDGVPRLPEGLEDVSKYPDLIAELLRRNWTEAEVRGALAGNLLRVFKAVEEVRDLTQAPEEEPIPWDELEGSCRTKYGYSGAPSLYHRQGLLLASLAPLLLCLQFL; encoded by the exons ATGTGGACCGGATGGTGGCTCTGGCCCCTTGTGACCGTGTGCACTGCAGACTTCTTTCGGGACGAAGCAGAGAGGATCATGAGGGACACCCCTGTCATTGACGG GCACAACGACCTCCCCTGGAAGCTCTTGGACATGTTCAACAACCGTCTGCAGGACGAGAGGGCCAACCTGAGCACCCTGGCTGGCACGCACACCAACATCCCCAAGCTGAGGGCTGGCTTCGTAGGGGGCCAG TTCTGGTCCGTGTACACGCCTTGCGACACCCAGAACAAAGACACTGTGAGGAGGACACTGGAGCAGATTGACGTGGTCCAGCGCATGTGCCAGATGTACCCCGACACCTTCCTGTGTGTCACCAGCAGTGAAG GCATCCAGAATGCCTTCCGGGAGGGGAAGGTGGCCAGCCTGATTGGTGTGGAGGGCGGCCACTCCATTGACAGCAGTCTGGGCGTTCTTCGGGCACTCTATCAGCTGGGCATGCGGTACCTGACCCTCACCCACAGCTGCAACACGCCTTG GGCTGACAACTGGCTGGTGGACACGGGAGACAGCGATGCCTACAGCCAAGGCCTGTCACCCTTTGGGCAG CGTGTGGTGAAGGAGCTGAACCGTCTGGGGGTCATGATCGACTTGGCTCATGTGTCTGTGGCCACCATGAAGGACACTCTGCGGCTGTCCAGAGCCCCGGTCATCTTCAGCCACTCCTCGGCCTACAGCCTGTGTACCAGCCGGCGCAACGTGCCTGACGACGTCCTGCAGCTGGTG aaagaaagagagagcctGGTGATGGTGAACTTCTACAACAACTATGTTTCCTGCACAAACAAGGCCACCCTGTTCCAAGTGGCCG ACCACCTGGACCACATCAAGAAGGTGGCGGGAGCTGGAGCCGTGGGCTTTGGTGGGGACTTCGATGGTGTCCCAAG GCTCCCGGAGGGGCTGGAGGATGTCTCCAAGTACCCAGACCTCATTGCCGAGCTGCTCAGGAGGAACTGGACGGAGGCAGAAGTCAGGGGCGCGCTGGCTGGTAACCTGCTGAGGGTCTTCAAGGCCGTAGAGGAG GTCAGAGACCTCACGCAGGCTCCTGAGGAGGAGCCCATCCCGTGGGATGAGCTGGAAGGCTCCTGCAGGACGAAGTACGGCTACTCCGGGGCTCCCAGCCTCTACCACCGGCAGGGGCTCCTGCTGGCCTCCCTTGCTCCCCTGCTCCTCTGTCTGCAGTTCCTGTGA